The Exiguobacterium acetylicum genome includes a window with the following:
- the trmB gene encoding tRNA (guanosine(46)-N7)-methyltransferase TrmB, producing MRLRHKPWAQDYMKEQSSIYIAEPASLKGAWTTEFKNDNPIYIEVGSGKGAFITGMANQHPDINFIAIELFESVAVTIVQKLVEAPQSNVRVLTVDAKDLRDYFEKGEVARVYLNFSDPWPKTRHAKRRLTYKTFLSTYEDILPAKGQIHFKTDNRKLFESSLMTMSAYGMRFDWMSLDLHANEPEDNVRTEYEERFSSMGQPIYRMEATYQN from the coding sequence GTGCGTTTACGACATAAACCATGGGCGCAGGATTATATGAAGGAACAATCCTCGATCTATATAGCAGAACCAGCATCCCTTAAAGGAGCATGGACTACCGAGTTCAAGAATGATAACCCGATCTACATCGAAGTGGGATCAGGGAAAGGTGCCTTCATTACCGGAATGGCGAACCAACACCCGGATATTAATTTCATCGCCATCGAACTATTTGAGAGTGTTGCCGTGACGATTGTTCAAAAATTGGTCGAAGCACCACAATCGAATGTTCGCGTCTTGACGGTCGATGCAAAAGATTTACGTGATTACTTTGAAAAAGGTGAAGTGGCGCGCGTTTACTTGAACTTCTCTGATCCTTGGCCAAAGACACGTCACGCGAAACGCCGTTTGACGTATAAAACATTCCTCTCGACATACGAAGATATTTTACCGGCTAAAGGACAAATTCATTTTAAGACGGACAATCGAAAGTTGTTTGAATCAAGTTTGATGACGATGTCGGCATATGGGATGCGTTTTGATTGGATGTCGCTTGATTTACATGCGAATGAACCGGAAGATAACGTTCGAACAGAGTATGAAGAGCGTTTCTCTTCAATGGGTCAACCGATTTATCGGATGGAAGCAACGTACCAAAATTAA
- the cydS gene encoding cytochrome bd oxidase small subunit CydS, producing the protein MDDFLISWASPIVLVMGISALFVWATFGKVDVE; encoded by the coding sequence GTGGATGATTTCTTGATTAGTTGGGCATCTCCCATCGTTCTCGTCATGGGCATTAGTGCCTTATTCGTCTGGGCGACTTTCGGAAAAGTCGATGTCGAATAA
- the alsS gene encoding acetolactate synthase AlsS, with translation MKENKNSDSKELVQKKTGADLVVDSLIEQGVDYIFGIPGAKIDSVFNVLQDRGPELIVARHEQNAAFMAQAIGRLTDKPGVVLVTSGPGASNLATGLVTANSEGDPVVAIAGAVTRADRLKRTHQSMDNQALFTPITNFSAEVQDADNIPEVLSNAFRTAETTSGAAFVSIPQDVGLNEANVTAFRAVEAPKLGVAPEAWVDETARLIQDAKLPVLLLGMRASQPDVVHAIRSLLKNVSIPVVQTFQAAGTLSRELESNFYGRVGLFRNQPGDALLAEADLVLSIGYDPIGYDPKFWNQPTHERTLVHIDQMRAEIDHFYRPDRELVGDMAKTVDAIAERLKPLALPESSVQFLDGLHQRLVDRDVPPVADSPLTHPLYFMKTLREKIADDVTVTVDVGSHYIWMARHFRSYEPRHLLFSNGMQTLGVALPWAIAATLVRPGKKAVSISGDGGFLFSAMELETAVRLNSPLVHFVWRDSGFDMVAFQQEMKYKRKSGTSFGDVDLVKYAESFGAKGLRVNHPSELAAIMDEALATDGPVIVDVPIDYRDNIALGEQVHLDQLN, from the coding sequence ATGAAAGAAAACAAAAACAGTGATTCAAAAGAACTAGTACAGAAGAAAACAGGTGCGGATTTAGTCGTCGATTCACTCATCGAACAGGGTGTCGATTACATTTTCGGTATTCCTGGTGCAAAAATTGATTCCGTCTTCAATGTGTTACAGGACCGGGGACCTGAACTCATTGTTGCACGTCATGAACAAAATGCTGCCTTCATGGCACAAGCAATCGGACGCTTGACTGACAAACCAGGTGTTGTCCTTGTCACATCCGGTCCAGGGGCATCAAATTTAGCAACAGGGCTTGTAACAGCAAATTCTGAAGGAGACCCAGTCGTTGCCATCGCTGGAGCTGTCACGCGAGCGGATCGTTTAAAACGAACACATCAATCCATGGACAACCAAGCACTCTTTACACCGATTACGAACTTCAGTGCAGAGGTACAAGATGCCGATAACATTCCAGAAGTATTATCGAATGCGTTCCGAACTGCTGAAACGACATCTGGTGCTGCTTTCGTTAGTATTCCGCAAGACGTCGGACTAAACGAAGCGAACGTCACGGCATTCCGCGCAGTCGAAGCACCTAAGCTTGGTGTTGCACCAGAAGCTTGGGTCGATGAAACAGCTCGTTTGATTCAAGATGCAAAACTGCCTGTCTTATTACTCGGTATGCGCGCTAGTCAACCAGACGTCGTACACGCGATTCGTTCGCTACTCAAAAATGTCTCGATCCCTGTCGTTCAGACATTCCAAGCAGCCGGTACGTTATCACGCGAGCTCGAATCGAACTTCTACGGGCGCGTCGGACTGTTCCGCAATCAGCCGGGTGACGCGTTACTCGCTGAAGCCGATCTCGTCCTCTCAATCGGTTACGATCCAATCGGTTACGATCCAAAATTCTGGAATCAACCAACGCACGAGCGGACGCTTGTTCACATCGATCAAATGCGTGCTGAAATCGATCATTTCTATCGTCCAGACCGCGAACTCGTCGGTGATATGGCGAAAACGGTCGACGCGATCGCAGAGCGCTTGAAACCACTCGCGTTACCAGAAAGTTCTGTTCAGTTCCTTGATGGACTACATCAACGTCTTGTCGATCGTGATGTTCCTCCTGTCGCAGATTCTCCGTTGACACACCCACTCTATTTCATGAAGACATTACGTGAAAAAATTGCGGACGATGTCACGGTAACGGTCGATGTCGGTTCACACTACATTTGGATGGCACGACACTTCCGTTCGTACGAACCGCGCCACCTCCTCTTTAGTAACGGGATGCAAACGCTTGGCGTCGCACTTCCTTGGGCGATCGCCGCTACACTCGTACGCCCTGGTAAGAAAGCCGTCTCGATTTCGGGTGATGGAGGATTCCTCTTCTCTGCGATGGAACTTGAGACAGCTGTTCGTTTGAACTCTCCACTCGTCCATTTCGTATGGCGTGATAGCGGATTCGATATGGTCGCGTTCCAACAAGAGATGAAATACAAACGGAAATCCGGTACCTCTTTCGGAGATGTCGACCTTGTCAAATATGCGGAAAGTTTCGGGGCAAAAGGACTACGCGTCAATCACCCATCTGAACTAGCCGCAATTATGGATGAAGCACTCGCAACGGACGGTCCGGTCATCGTCGATGTTCCAATCGATTACCGTGATAACATTGCACTAGGAGAACAAGTCCATCTCGATCAATTGAACTAA
- the budA gene encoding acetolactate decarboxylase, protein MAHDKTLVQISTMMALLDGVFESDVTYASVLDQRDFGIGTFDHLDGEMIGFDGQFYQLRSDGSARPLQPETTTPFATLTRFEPEQILTVTEEMSKATFEHWLNEQLPTINSFYAIRIDGTFTEVQTRTVARQEKPFVPITEAVASQSARTFKQTEGTLAGYYTPRFGHGIAVAGYHLHFIDAAREGGGHVFDYTVKNVTVTFEEKPHLDLRLPTTEAYRSADLESHDIEKEIKIAEG, encoded by the coding sequence ATGGCACACGATAAAACACTCGTCCAGATTTCAACGATGATGGCACTGCTTGACGGAGTATTCGAAAGTGACGTCACGTATGCTTCCGTCCTTGATCAACGAGATTTCGGTATTGGAACGTTTGATCACTTAGATGGGGAAATGATTGGATTCGATGGTCAGTTCTATCAGCTCCGCTCAGACGGCAGTGCTCGACCACTTCAACCCGAGACGACGACGCCTTTCGCGACATTAACACGTTTCGAACCGGAGCAAATTCTCACGGTGACGGAAGAGATGTCGAAAGCGACATTCGAGCACTGGCTAAACGAACAACTTCCTACGATCAATAGCTTTTATGCTATCCGGATTGATGGAACGTTCACGGAAGTGCAAACACGTACCGTCGCGCGTCAGGAGAAACCGTTCGTTCCGATCACGGAAGCTGTCGCTTCTCAAAGCGCACGCACGTTTAAGCAGACTGAAGGAACGCTTGCCGGTTACTATACACCACGATTTGGTCACGGTATCGCCGTCGCCGGGTATCACCTTCATTTCATCGATGCCGCCCGCGAAGGTGGAGGTCACGTCTTTGACTACACGGTCAAGAACGTCACCGTCACGTTCGAAGAAAAGCCACACCTGGATTTACGTTTACCCACGACAGAAGCGTATCGGTCGGCGGATCTTGAAAGTCATGATATCGAAAAAGAGATTAAAATCGCAGAAGGTTAA
- a CDS encoding phosphotransferase family protein, giving the protein MELDILDALGEGWTLTPAGGITGEAYIASTGQSKLFLKRNSSPFLAILSADGIVPKLLWTKRIYSGDVISAQQFIEGDELEPEMMERPEVARLLGKIHDSKELLFMLQQLDQRPIEPDELLRQCRLYFQPEDLENPDLVEHAMVYLEQNLEHVRTDEQVVCHSDLNHNNWLTGADGQLYLNDWDDAIIADRAYDLGMMLYSYVDEAAWPEWFEHYGHPLTSDLKRRMHWYVVAQAVLSLYWYEDMRHPDVDDSYHFLEQLLEYSND; this is encoded by the coding sequence ATGGAATTAGATATTTTAGATGCGCTTGGCGAAGGCTGGACCCTTACGCCAGCAGGTGGAATCACAGGAGAAGCGTACATCGCTTCAACCGGACAATCGAAGTTGTTCTTAAAACGAAATTCATCGCCGTTTTTGGCGATTTTATCCGCAGACGGAATCGTCCCGAAATTATTGTGGACGAAACGGATCTATAGTGGGGACGTCATCAGTGCCCAACAGTTCATTGAAGGAGACGAATTGGAGCCGGAAATGATGGAACGTCCTGAAGTGGCTCGTTTGCTTGGGAAAATCCATGATTCGAAGGAATTGTTGTTCATGCTCCAACAGCTTGACCAACGCCCGATCGAACCGGATGAGTTATTGCGACAATGTCGCTTGTATTTTCAACCAGAGGATTTAGAGAACCCGGACCTCGTAGAACATGCGATGGTTTATCTCGAACAAAATCTAGAACATGTCAGAACGGATGAACAGGTCGTTTGTCATTCCGATTTAAATCATAATAACTGGTTGACGGGAGCAGATGGTCAGCTCTACCTAAATGATTGGGATGATGCGATCATTGCTGATCGTGCGTATGATTTAGGGATGATGTTATACAGTTATGTGGACGAAGCGGCTTGGCCAGAATGGTTTGAACATTACGGTCATCCCCTGACGAGTGATCTGAAACGGCGCATGCATTGGTATGTCGTAGCGCAAGCGGTATTATCACTTTATTGGTATGAAGATATGCGTCATCCAGACGTCGACGACAGTTATCATTTCCTGGAACAGCTACTTGAATACTCGAACGACTAA
- the pulA gene encoding type I pullulanase: protein MARAEFLSFQSIRVEVEGNPSIHWSLECDGESLAIQQTETHREEQMVIYELTVLEPVALECRYEVLGAGKSIRVVPDRLVRTEAFERKYRYEGKLGVWEEAGAFQFAVWSPVAERIVCVVYDQEEQVLGRHDMKRQEQGAYHLELSRNLAERWYRYEVTTYLGTYEVVDPYASVISENGRYGVIADVERTISNWFPKRVARPLFVKPSDAVIYEANIRDFTIDRSAGSSHPGQYAGMTERGTVSPRDHATGLDYLLDLGITHLQLLPVHFFETTDERTRTPYNWGYDPMLWFGLAGSYASSVEPLVRVREYAEMVERLHEAGIRVTFDVVMNHVFVRERSSLEQLVPGYYFRYEVDGTLSNGTGVGNDTASERFMMRRLIVDCLTYFARVYRIDAFRFDLMGIHDIETMNEVRAALDAIDPTILVYGEGWDLATALPERLKAMSASAAQMPRISHFNDVFRDALKGSTFSEFDRGFVAGDGWKEGEVRNGIAGSVHIDNQTHGRFPEPTYSINYVEAHDNHTLYDKLKLSCPEADEQQLLRMSRLAQTIALLAQGIPFLHAGQEFLRTKQGVENSYNAPDEINRMDWERRDEHLSLVAYIKTILQIRRMHGGFRLHRANQIRELLHFIDLRPGVIAYELGAVHSYDAWQRTLIVYNTTREIVEVSLDHSRWNVHVQGDDASVDPLLKGVDRIQVLPLSTTIATC, encoded by the coding sequence GTGGCGCGGGCAGAATTCCTATCTTTTCAAAGCATCCGGGTCGAGGTCGAAGGCAATCCGTCCATCCACTGGTCGCTTGAATGTGATGGAGAGTCACTTGCGATCCAACAGACCGAAACGCATCGTGAGGAGCAAATGGTGATTTACGAATTAACCGTTCTTGAACCGGTCGCGCTAGAATGTCGGTATGAGGTGCTCGGAGCGGGTAAGTCGATCCGTGTCGTTCCCGATCGGTTAGTGCGGACGGAAGCGTTTGAGCGTAAGTATCGTTACGAAGGGAAGTTAGGTGTCTGGGAAGAAGCGGGTGCGTTTCAATTTGCTGTCTGGTCACCGGTCGCAGAACGGATCGTGTGTGTCGTGTACGATCAGGAAGAGCAGGTGCTCGGAAGGCACGATATGAAACGACAAGAGCAAGGTGCCTATCATCTTGAGCTCAGTCGTAATCTTGCCGAGCGCTGGTATCGGTATGAAGTGACGACGTATCTTGGAACATACGAGGTCGTTGATCCATACGCTAGTGTCATATCGGAGAATGGGCGATATGGTGTCATCGCTGACGTCGAGCGAACGATCTCCAATTGGTTCCCGAAGCGCGTCGCGCGTCCTCTGTTCGTCAAACCGTCTGACGCTGTCATTTATGAAGCGAACATTCGCGATTTCACGATCGACCGTTCAGCCGGTTCGAGTCATCCTGGGCAATACGCAGGTATGACGGAACGAGGAACGGTCTCCCCGCGTGATCATGCGACGGGACTCGACTATCTTCTTGATCTTGGGATTACTCATCTACAACTCTTGCCAGTTCACTTTTTTGAGACGACCGATGAGCGAACGCGGACACCGTACAACTGGGGATACGATCCGATGCTGTGGTTCGGATTAGCTGGAAGTTACGCGAGTTCGGTGGAACCGCTCGTTCGTGTCCGAGAATATGCAGAAATGGTAGAGCGACTCCATGAAGCAGGCATTCGTGTCACATTCGATGTCGTCATGAACCACGTGTTCGTTCGTGAGCGTTCTTCACTCGAACAGCTCGTTCCGGGTTATTATTTCCGTTATGAAGTAGACGGAACACTCTCGAATGGAACGGGGGTTGGAAATGATACCGCATCTGAACGATTCATGATGCGCCGACTGATTGTCGACTGTTTGACGTACTTTGCTCGCGTCTACCGGATTGATGCCTTTCGATTTGATTTGATGGGCATTCATGATATTGAGACGATGAATGAGGTTCGCGCGGCACTCGACGCGATTGATCCGACGATTCTTGTGTACGGGGAAGGCTGGGATCTTGCGACAGCATTGCCGGAGCGACTAAAAGCGATGAGTGCCTCGGCGGCACAAATGCCTCGAATTTCCCATTTTAATGATGTCTTCCGGGATGCGTTGAAAGGATCGACGTTTAGTGAATTCGACCGAGGATTCGTTGCGGGAGACGGTTGGAAGGAAGGGGAGGTCCGAAACGGGATCGCGGGAAGTGTTCATATCGACAATCAAACACACGGTCGTTTTCCGGAACCTACCTATTCGATCAATTACGTCGAGGCGCATGATAATCATACGTTGTACGATAAATTGAAATTATCTTGTCCCGAGGCAGATGAACAACAGTTATTACGGATGAGCCGTCTTGCTCAAACGATTGCCTTGCTTGCGCAAGGAATTCCGTTTCTTCATGCAGGTCAAGAGTTCTTGCGGACGAAACAAGGGGTCGAAAACAGCTATAATGCACCGGATGAAATCAATCGAATGGACTGGGAGCGCCGAGACGAGCATCTCTCTCTCGTAGCGTACATTAAGACGATTTTGCAGATTCGTAGAATGCATGGTGGATTCCGGTTGCATCGGGCGAATCAGATTCGAGAATTGCTTCACTTCATCGACTTACGTCCGGGAGTCATCGCCTACGAGCTCGGAGCGGTCCACTCGTATGATGCATGGCAACGAACGCTCATCGTCTACAATACGACACGCGAAATCGTTGAAGTCTCACTGGATCATTCGCGTTGGAACGTGCATGTACAAGGCGATGATGCCTCGGTCGACCCGCTTCTGAAAGGTGTCGACAGGATTCAAGTCCTTCCGTTGTCAACGACGATTGCGACGTGTTAA
- the thpR gene encoding RNA 2',3'-cyclic phosphodiesterase has protein sequence MRQERHFFVALPIPSEELAKLAGRLSLSDYFRNVYTQEEYHLTLRFFGPLQQEERQSWEQQLQKIARTVEPFVLRFDRLIMFGRAERPRVVGFGTESEDLNQLVNQIDPHATKPFVPHVTIAKKWRAEADEWAMSPIQLVEWTVRELVLFEVRPSNSPRYEPVYRIRLGKEE, from the coding sequence ATGAGACAAGAACGACACTTTTTCGTCGCCTTGCCGATTCCTTCCGAAGAGTTAGCGAAGCTTGCTGGACGATTATCTTTATCTGATTATTTTCGAAACGTCTACACACAAGAAGAGTACCATCTGACGCTTCGTTTTTTTGGACCATTGCAGCAAGAAGAACGACAGTCGTGGGAACAGCAGTTGCAGAAAATCGCGCGGACCGTCGAACCATTCGTACTTCGATTTGATCGCTTGATCATGTTTGGTCGAGCCGAACGACCGCGCGTCGTTGGGTTCGGAACAGAATCGGAGGACTTGAATCAATTAGTAAATCAAATTGATCCACATGCGACTAAACCATTCGTTCCGCATGTCACGATTGCGAAGAAGTGGCGTGCTGAGGCAGATGAATGGGCGATGAGCCCAATACAACTAGTGGAATGGACGGTTCGTGAACTCGTTCTATTTGAAGTACGACCAAGTAATTCGCCACGATATGAACCGGTTTACCGGATTCGTCTAGGTAAAGAGGAATGA
- a CDS encoding MFS transporter, with protein sequence MKNRQTYHFQALYFFIFFGQGALIPYLALYFSNDAFGLSASEIGTIVAIGPILSIFLQPVWGIAADRLGKPKRLLLVAMLAAGIFTLSYLLTSAYLLLLLISCVWALFQCAHIPLVDTLAIEYTRKRKVDYGALRLFGSAGFALAVFVLGQITEGGGLDLIFYATGAAWVLGFLVLIGIEETGSVHVSHQQQVPLKQLFSNRRFLLFLAGGSLIFGPIFANNYYFGSYVTIRGETTALVGTLFFVAVLCEIPFMRIASRLLLRFGAIPVLVFVSLLSAVRTAMIALELPIVMLWILSAMQGMIVGLLIPVALDYVRSLVPQTMVATAVSTYMATTTGLATALFNLMSGFVLEESTIYNVFWVYTSSSILGAILYGISGRMKE encoded by the coding sequence GTGAAAAATCGTCAAACTTATCATTTCCAAGCGTTATATTTCTTTATTTTCTTTGGGCAGGGAGCACTCATTCCCTATCTCGCGCTTTATTTCTCGAATGATGCCTTCGGACTGTCAGCTTCAGAAATCGGGACGATCGTCGCGATCGGACCGATTCTATCGATTTTCCTCCAGCCAGTTTGGGGAATCGCAGCAGATCGACTAGGGAAGCCAAAACGGCTGTTGCTCGTCGCGATGCTCGCAGCCGGAATCTTTACATTAAGTTACTTGTTAACATCTGCTTATCTACTGTTGCTATTGATTTCTTGTGTCTGGGCGTTGTTCCAGTGCGCCCATATTCCGCTCGTCGATACGTTAGCGATTGAGTATACGCGAAAGCGAAAAGTGGATTACGGTGCCTTGCGTCTATTCGGATCAGCAGGTTTTGCTTTAGCAGTCTTCGTTCTTGGTCAAATCACCGAGGGTGGCGGACTCGATCTGATTTTTTACGCAACTGGTGCAGCATGGGTTCTTGGTTTCCTTGTGTTAATTGGTATTGAAGAGACAGGCAGTGTCCATGTTTCACATCAACAACAAGTACCGTTAAAACAACTATTTTCGAATCGGCGCTTCTTGTTGTTCTTAGCAGGTGGGAGTTTGATTTTTGGACCGATTTTTGCCAATAACTATTACTTTGGTAGCTACGTGACGATACGTGGAGAGACGACGGCGCTTGTTGGAACCTTGTTCTTTGTCGCCGTTCTGTGCGAAATCCCGTTCATGCGTATTGCATCGCGTCTCTTGTTGCGATTTGGAGCGATTCCAGTCCTTGTATTCGTTTCCTTATTATCAGCTGTTCGGACAGCGATGATTGCGTTAGAACTTCCGATTGTCATGCTCTGGATATTATCGGCAATGCAAGGAATGATTGTGGGTCTGCTAATACCTGTTGCTCTAGATTATGTCCGGTCACTCGTTCCACAAACGATGGTCGCGACAGCCGTCAGTACATACATGGCAACGACGACGGGACTCGCGACAGCATTGTTCAATCTGATGAGTGGTTTTGTACTTGAGGAAAGTACAATCTATAACGTCTTTTGGGTATATACAAGTAGTAGTATCCTCGGTGCCATTCTATATGGTATCAGTGGTCGTATGAAGGAGTGA
- the pepV gene encoding dipeptidase PepV, whose amino-acid sequence MVNWKEEVLARREDLLEDLKELLRIPSVLDESTIEEGAPFGQEVKRALDWMLATGERDGFKTKNVDGYAGHLEYGQGEELLGILCHLDVVPAGGDHWTYGPFNPTLVDGKLYARGAIDDKGPTMAAYYALKIVKELGLPLSKRIRLIAGGDEESEWRCVNHYFKHEEMPTLGFAPDADFPIINAEKGLYDGLLIQGKPARTSDTGYHLVRFEGGERPNMVPGHAQALLRVVEVGTLETDFHAYLEEQGLTGTVKQEAEGLILDVNGVAAHAMEPDNGKNAALHLARFLNTLHLDYNGRRYIQLVTHMFRDSRGVAIGVAASDETGDLTINGGVFRYAEEQGTASINIRYPYTADFTERLQIIKEAAAGYGFELQTRTHMTPHHVDPNHELIKTLSAVYERHTNQSADLIAIGGGTYARSLTAGVAFGPVFPGGPEVAHQVDEYVDFDELLLAVAIYAEAIYELAK is encoded by the coding sequence ATGGTGAATTGGAAAGAAGAAGTACTCGCACGTCGTGAGGACTTATTAGAAGATTTAAAAGAACTATTGCGGATTCCGAGTGTGCTCGATGAATCAACGATTGAAGAGGGCGCACCGTTTGGTCAAGAAGTCAAACGCGCACTTGATTGGATGCTCGCAACAGGGGAACGCGATGGATTCAAGACAAAAAATGTCGACGGATACGCAGGACATTTGGAGTATGGGCAAGGGGAAGAGTTACTCGGTATTCTCTGTCATCTAGACGTCGTACCAGCTGGTGGCGATCACTGGACATACGGTCCGTTCAATCCGACACTTGTTGATGGGAAATTATATGCTCGTGGAGCGATTGATGATAAAGGACCGACGATGGCAGCGTATTATGCTTTGAAGATCGTCAAAGAACTTGGGTTACCACTATCAAAACGTATCCGACTAATTGCCGGAGGAGATGAAGAGAGTGAATGGCGTTGTGTCAATCATTACTTCAAACATGAAGAGATGCCAACGCTCGGATTTGCACCAGATGCGGACTTCCCGATCATCAATGCGGAAAAAGGACTCTATGACGGGTTGTTGATTCAAGGAAAACCAGCGCGGACATCTGATACAGGCTATCATCTCGTCCGTTTTGAAGGTGGCGAACGTCCGAACATGGTACCTGGACATGCCCAAGCGCTTCTTCGTGTCGTTGAAGTGGGGACGCTTGAAACGGATTTCCATGCCTATCTCGAAGAACAAGGTTTAACGGGAACAGTCAAGCAAGAAGCGGAAGGTCTCATTCTTGACGTCAATGGTGTCGCAGCGCATGCGATGGAGCCGGATAACGGAAAAAATGCTGCCTTACATTTAGCTCGTTTCCTCAATACGCTTCACTTAGATTATAACGGTCGTCGTTATATCCAGCTCGTGACGCATATGTTCCGTGATTCTCGCGGCGTAGCGATTGGTGTTGCTGCTTCAGACGAAACAGGTGATTTGACGATCAATGGTGGCGTCTTCCGTTACGCAGAAGAACAAGGAACGGCGTCGATCAATATCCGTTATCCTTACACAGCAGACTTCACAGAACGCTTGCAAATCATTAAAGAAGCTGCGGCAGGATACGGTTTTGAGTTGCAGACGCGGACGCATATGACACCGCACCATGTCGATCCGAATCATGAATTAATCAAGACGCTAAGTGCCGTCTATGAGCGCCATACGAACCAGTCAGCGGATTTGATTGCGATTGGTGGTGGCACATATGCGCGTTCGTTGACAGCGGGCGTTGCGTTTGGTCCAGTCTTCCCAGGTGGTCCTGAAGTCGCACACCAAGTTGATGAGTATGTTGATTTTGATGAATTGTTACTTGCTGTCGCAATCTATGCAGAAGCGATTTATGAGCTCGCAAAATAA
- a CDS encoding DeoR family transcriptional regulator, whose product MKDSTDRMLTRIKSIYLYIQENGATTTAELVEEFGITSRTVQRDLNVLEYNNLIVSPRRGTWTSSKKQKQAG is encoded by the coding sequence ATGAAAGATTCTACAGACCGTATGTTGACCCGGATTAAATCGATTTATCTCTACATCCAAGAGAACGGAGCTACTACGACAGCAGAGTTGGTTGAAGAGTTTGGCATCACTTCAAGGACCGTCCAGCGGGATTTGAACGTGCTTGAATACAACAATCTCATTGTGAGCCCTCGACGCGGTACATGGACGTCGAGCAAGAAACAAAAGCAAGCGGGTTGA
- a CDS encoding SDR family oxidoreductase, whose translation MNILIIGANGTTGRKMVELIAKQGDHQAIAVVREENQINDLIALGASEVRLGDLTKDVSGVVSNADVVIFAAGAGGASDELTRAVDKEGAIKVIDAAKANGIDRFLMLSSVGTEEPKGELKVYLESKAAADAHLQESGLDYTIVRPGPLSYDDPVGTVETKEHFDSYEDRKVSRDDVAALFVHLIDQPTQSRVFEVLSGPYPIAEALRNQ comes from the coding sequence ATGAATATTTTAATCATTGGAGCAAACGGAACAACTGGACGAAAGATGGTCGAATTGATTGCTAAACAAGGCGATCATCAAGCAATTGCTGTCGTACGGGAAGAAAATCAAATCAACGATTTGATCGCACTCGGTGCATCAGAAGTCAGACTTGGGGATTTGACGAAGGATGTTAGTGGTGTCGTCAGTAATGCGGACGTTGTCATCTTTGCAGCCGGCGCTGGTGGTGCATCTGACGAATTGACGCGAGCAGTTGATAAGGAAGGTGCGATTAAAGTAATCGATGCTGCAAAAGCAAACGGGATCGATCGTTTCTTGATGCTCAGTTCGGTCGGCACAGAAGAACCAAAAGGCGAACTAAAAGTATACCTCGAATCAAAAGCAGCAGCTGACGCACACCTACAAGAGAGTGGACTCGACTATACAATCGTCCGTCCTGGTCCACTCAGCTATGATGACCCAGTAGGTACAGTCGAAACAAAAGAACATTTCGATTCGTACGAAGACCGTAAAGTCTCTCGTGATGATGTGGCGGCACTATTCGTACACTTGATTGATCAACCAACCCAATCTCGTGTATTCGAAGTACTCAGTGGTCCTTATCCAATCGCAGAAGCATTGCGTAATCAATAA